One segment of Hippopotamus amphibius kiboko isolate mHipAmp2 chromosome 2, mHipAmp2.hap2, whole genome shotgun sequence DNA contains the following:
- the NAIF1 gene encoding nuclear apoptosis-inducing factor 1, which produces MAVPAKKRKMNFSEREVEIIVEELELKKHLLVNHFNAGVPLAAKSAAWHGILRRVNAVATCRRELPEVKKKWSDLKTEVRRKVAQVRAAVEGGEAPGPTEEDGAGGPGTGGGSGAGGPAVAPVLLTPMQQRICNLLGEATIISLPSTTEIHPVALGPTATAAAATVTLTQIPAETAYHTLEEGVVEYCTAEAPVEMMAQHTDTSVKPQALKSRIALNSAKLIQEQRVTNLHVKEIAQHLEQQNDLLQMIRRSQEVQACAQERQAQAMEGTQAALSVLIQVLRPMIKDFRRYLQSNMPNPPTASDPGQVAQNGQPDSIMP; this is translated from the exons atGGCCGTCCCAGCCAAGAAAAGGAAGATGAACTTCTCAGAACGAGAGGTGGAGATCATCGTGGAGGAGTTGGAACTGAAGAAGCACCTGCTGGTGAACCACTTCAACGCGGGGGTCCCTCTGGCTGCCAAGAGCGCGGCGTGGCACGGCATCCTGAGAAGGGTCAACGCCGTGGCCACCTGCCGCCGGGAGCTGCCTGAGGTCAAGAAGAAGTGGTCTGACCTCAAGACCGAGGTCCGTCGCAAGGTCGCCCAGGTCCGGGCGGCCGTGGAGGGTGGCGAGGCCCCAGGGCCCACTGAGGAAGACGGAGCTGGTGGGCCTGGGACAGGTGGGGGCAGCGGCGCCGGCGGCCCAGCTGTAGCCCCCGTACTGCTCACCCCCATGCAACAGCGCATCTGCAACCTGCTgggtgaggccaccatcatcagCCTGCCCAGTACCACAGAGATCCACCCCGTGGCCCTTGGACCCACGGCCACTGCAGCCGCAGCCACGGTCACCCTGACACAGA TCCCCGCAGAGACCGCCTACCACACGCTGGAGGAGGGAGTGGTAGAGTACTGCACGGCCGAGGCCCCCGTGGAGATGATGGCCCAGCACACCGACACCTCGGTCAAGCCGCAGGCGCTCAAGAGCCGCATAGCCCTCAACTCAGCCAAGCTGATCCAGGAGCAGCGGGTCACCAACCTGCACGTGAAGGAGATCGCCCAGCACCTGGAGCAGCAGAACGACCTGCTTCAGATGATCCGGCGCTCCCAGGAAGTGCAGGCCTGCGCCCAGGAGCGCCAGGCTCAGGCCATGGAGGGCACCCAGGCAGCCCTGAGCGTCCTCATCCAGGTTCTCAGGCCCATGATCAAAGATTTCCGCCGCTACCTGCAGAGCAACATGCCCAACCCCCCCACTGCCTCCGACCCTGGACAGGTGGCCCAGAATGGGCAGCCAGACAGCATCATGCCATGA